One Phosphitispora fastidiosa DNA segment encodes these proteins:
- a CDS encoding efflux RND transporter periplasmic adaptor subunit: protein MVYNRVVRLPVLLLMAFALILAVGCGSKDNKAAGEDKAVPVTAMEATKDNISAKTVITGKVAPSSEVIIVPKIGGRVAQVSVDIGSKVKKGDLLLKTDTTDLEIQLTAAINGLTNAKLTHDQAVLSHNNAKANYERMKSLFQEGAVSQQQLEQAELQYNLAKDAMSQPVAETAMNQVDGIRQQIADAAITSPIDGEVATRQIDPGEMAGSSAPVMSVVNIDTVFVEGTIAESDIALVKEGQEVIVRVDATGGSFTGKVKLLSPVANPQTKGYSVKIEIDNTDRKLKPGMFAEIELITKSREGVVVIPKEALVTRDSGKVIYVVKGGAVEQRQVETGIETDKMTEIVNGLSEGEKFVTEGQHSLADKTKVTVTNANDTDSSKNNDN, encoded by the coding sequence ATGGTCTATAACAGGGTGGTCAGACTTCCGGTCTTACTGCTGATGGCCTTCGCTTTAATTTTAGCTGTCGGATGCGGGAGCAAAGACAATAAGGCCGCAGGTGAGGACAAAGCTGTACCGGTTACGGCAATGGAGGCCACGAAGGACAATATTTCGGCAAAGACGGTGATAACCGGAAAGGTTGCCCCGTCCTCTGAAGTAATAATCGTTCCCAAGATTGGCGGAAGGGTTGCCCAGGTATCGGTGGATATCGGTTCCAAAGTGAAAAAGGGTGACCTGCTGCTGAAAACCGATACTACTGACCTCGAGATACAGCTTACTGCCGCGATAAATGGTCTTACTAATGCAAAGCTGACCCATGACCAAGCCGTACTTAGCCATAACAATGCTAAAGCAAATTATGAACGTATGAAGTCCCTGTTTCAGGAAGGGGCTGTATCCCAGCAGCAGCTGGAACAGGCCGAACTGCAGTATAACCTCGCAAAGGATGCTATGAGCCAGCCGGTAGCGGAAACTGCCATGAATCAGGTTGACGGCATCAGACAGCAGATTGCAGATGCCGCGATAACTTCACCCATAGATGGTGAAGTTGCCACCAGGCAGATTGACCCCGGTGAGATGGCCGGATCGTCTGCACCGGTAATGAGTGTAGTCAATATTGACACGGTATTTGTTGAAGGGACGATAGCAGAAAGCGATATTGCCCTGGTTAAAGAGGGGCAAGAGGTGATTGTCAGGGTAGATGCGACCGGAGGCAGTTTCACGGGAAAGGTAAAGCTGCTGAGCCCTGTGGCCAATCCCCAGACAAAGGGATATTCTGTTAAGATTGAGATAGATAATACAGACCGCAAGCTTAAACCGGGGATGTTTGCTGAAATTGAACTGATAACCAAAAGCAGGGAAGGTGTTGTGGTAATTCCCAAAGAAGCCCTTGTAACCAGGGATTCCGGGAAGGTAATCTATGTGGTAAAGGGCGGCGCCGTGGAACAGCGCCAGGTGGAGACCGGGATTGAGACAGATAAAATGACAGAGATTGTGAATGGGCTGTCAGAGGGTGAAAAATTCGTCACAGAAGGCCAACACTCACTTGCAGACAAGACTAAGGTGACCGTCACAAATGCAAATGATACCGACAGCAGTAAAAATAATGATAATTAA
- a CDS encoding TolC family protein yields the protein MLRQILTKKLFLGFLVSVLMLSAFGINYAVGVDGPEVKTISLEEATELAMQNNPDMEIESLAVEKAQIEHDGAKATAKTHEKKEKRDREHYYLTYEVGLLRWFNPKAKEVALVLAEKRQDVNEKKLKLDVEKAYYDVLKAEKGLEIERAGLKYFQDQLKIAQTAFKVGTKAKLDVTTAEAAVAGYQAAVTRAENTYRTSVLDLNRIIGLDLDTPLKLTSKFAVEKAGDSINLQETITQALEDNMGILSARKTLELNQVKSDVTKKFYNQGVTVYETAEIDKKSAEASVRKEEVDTTASVRKSYLTLFSLEKMIDWQTKEVEKARENARVFMLKYEAGLATALDARNAAIDLETAEQNLTNTIYDYNLTKSQFKYQLFTP from the coding sequence ATGTTAAGGCAGATATTGACGAAAAAACTATTTTTAGGGTTCCTGGTTTCTGTCCTCATGCTATCGGCTTTCGGAATCAACTATGCAGTTGGTGTCGATGGACCGGAGGTTAAGACCATCAGCCTGGAGGAAGCTACCGAATTGGCCATGCAGAACAATCCGGATATGGAGATAGAGAGCCTGGCAGTTGAGAAAGCCCAGATTGAGCATGATGGCGCCAAGGCAACAGCAAAAACACATGAAAAGAAAGAAAAAAGGGACAGAGAGCACTATTATCTTACGTATGAAGTTGGGTTGCTAAGGTGGTTCAACCCCAAGGCAAAGGAAGTTGCCCTGGTACTGGCGGAAAAAAGGCAGGATGTAAATGAAAAGAAATTGAAGCTGGATGTGGAAAAGGCCTATTATGATGTCCTCAAGGCTGAGAAAGGCCTGGAGATAGAGCGGGCTGGCCTGAAATACTTCCAGGACCAGCTGAAAATAGCCCAAACGGCCTTTAAAGTGGGCACAAAGGCAAAACTGGATGTCACCACTGCTGAAGCTGCCGTAGCCGGTTACCAGGCCGCTGTAACCCGTGCTGAAAACACCTACCGGACCTCTGTGTTGGATTTGAACCGCATTATCGGACTGGACCTGGATACACCGCTGAAACTAACCTCAAAGTTTGCCGTGGAAAAGGCCGGGGATTCCATAAACCTGCAGGAAACTATTACCCAAGCCTTGGAAGATAATATGGGCATTCTGTCAGCCAGAAAGACCCTGGAGCTTAATCAGGTAAAGTCTGATGTGACTAAAAAGTTTTATAACCAGGGTGTAACTGTTTATGAGACCGCTGAAATTGATAAAAAGAGCGCTGAGGCGAGTGTACGCAAGGAAGAAGTTGATACAACGGCCTCTGTCCGGAAAAGTTACCTGACCCTGTTCAGCCTGGAGAAAATGATTGATTGGCAGACCAAGGAAGTGGAAAAAGCCAGGGAAAATGCGCGGGTCTTCATGCTAAAATATGAAGCCGGACTGGCTACCGCTCTGGATGCCAGAAACGCAGCCATAGATCTGGAGACGGCTGAACAAAACCTGACAAATACTATTTATGATTATAACTTAACCAAGAGCCAGTTTAAATACCAGCTATTCACACCCTAA
- a CDS encoding TetR/AcrR family transcriptional regulator produces the protein MDRPAEKDKRIKIIRAAVKVFSRKGFHEARVEEIAQLADVGKGTVYEYFSSKTELFQEMFKAGIRFYLDSLIDDISPDLSSKEKLSRIALLHLRFVSNYKDLAKVTMTEHTYFNEDFRKWMWEYRARKLEMLKRIIDEGIDRGEFRKIDSRAVALVFMGALGAMFSPLIFSEEHENAKALIEPALDIIMNGLIAPEGQ, from the coding sequence ATGGACCGCCCGGCTGAAAAAGATAAGCGGATCAAAATTATTAGAGCAGCAGTCAAGGTGTTTTCCCGGAAGGGGTTTCATGAGGCCAGGGTTGAGGAAATAGCCCAACTGGCCGATGTTGGGAAAGGTACGGTATACGAGTATTTTTCCAGTAAAACGGAACTGTTTCAGGAGATGTTTAAAGCCGGGATTCGGTTTTACCTGGACAGCCTGATTGACGATATCAGTCCTGACCTGTCCTCTAAAGAGAAACTGTCCCGAATTGCCCTGCTTCACCTGAGGTTTGTCAGCAATTATAAGGACCTGGCGAAAGTCACCATGACGGAACATACGTACTTTAATGAGGATTTCCGCAAATGGATGTGGGAGTACCGGGCCCGAAAGCTTGAAATGCTGAAACGGATAATTGATGAAGGCATTGACAGAGGGGAATTCCGGAAAATTGATTCCCGGGCAGTTGCCCTGGTTTTTATGGGAGCGCTTGGAGCCATGTTTTCGCCGCTTATATTTTCTGAAGAGCATGAAAATGCCAAAGCTTTAATCGAACCGGCCCTGGATATCATTATGAACGGCCTTATCGCCCCTGAAGGGCAGTAA
- a CDS encoding mannose-1-phosphate guanylyltransferase, whose translation MKQKQQVSHKISIVIMAGGRGERFWPRSRVGRPKQFADLTGKGSMLYLTYNRALKLVPPERIFVVTGAEYREVTKECLPELPQENIIIEPEGRNTAPCIGLAAVTLEQRQPGAIMAVLPADHLITGENEFVGALEVAAGLAEETGGLVTVGIRPDRPETGYGYLRVGKPSSTADGKTVYRVDSFVEKPDPVRAQLYLQDGGYLWNAGIFVWQASAVLDEFSNHLPGIYAGLQQICSYLGTEKYEEVLQRIYPCLDKISIDYGIMEKADRVYTVPGEFHWDDVGTWMSLERVFGTDNNGNMFRGKVVSLNTENSIIDSSGRMVALIGVKDLVIVETDDVTFVCHKNETDRVRELLEELRRLNMEEYL comes from the coding sequence GTGAAACAAAAACAGCAGGTATCACATAAAATCAGTATTGTGATTATGGCGGGGGGCAGGGGGGAACGCTTCTGGCCCCGCAGCAGGGTTGGCAGGCCCAAACAATTTGCTGACCTGACGGGAAAGGGCAGTATGCTGTACCTTACTTATAACAGGGCGCTGAAGCTGGTTCCTCCGGAACGCATTTTTGTCGTTACCGGGGCTGAGTACCGGGAGGTTACCAAAGAATGCCTTCCCGAGCTGCCACAGGAAAATATTATCATCGAACCTGAGGGAAGGAACACCGCACCCTGTATCGGACTGGCTGCAGTTACCCTGGAGCAGCGGCAGCCCGGAGCCATAATGGCAGTCCTTCCTGCTGACCATCTGATAACAGGTGAAAATGAATTTGTCGGAGCCCTGGAGGTAGCTGCCGGGCTGGCAGAAGAGACTGGTGGGCTGGTTACCGTCGGAATCAGGCCCGACAGGCCGGAGACCGGTTATGGATATTTACGGGTAGGGAAACCAAGTTCAACAGCAGATGGAAAGACTGTTTATCGGGTTGACAGTTTTGTTGAAAAACCCGATCCGGTCAGGGCGCAGTTGTATCTCCAGGATGGCGGGTATCTCTGGAATGCGGGCATTTTTGTGTGGCAGGCCTCTGCTGTCCTTGACGAATTTAGTAACCACCTTCCCGGGATATATGCAGGGCTGCAGCAAATATGCAGTTATCTCGGTACAGAGAAATACGAGGAAGTGCTGCAGAGGATTTACCCCTGTTTAGATAAGATTTCCATAGACTACGGCATTATGGAAAAGGCAGACCGGGTTTACACCGTACCAGGTGAATTTCATTGGGATGATGTGGGTACCTGGATGTCTCTGGAACGCGTTTTCGGGACTGACAATAATGGCAACATGTTCCGTGGGAAAGTGGTCTCCCTGAACACAGAAAACAGTATTATTGACTCCAGCGGGCGCATGGTTGCCCTAATTGGCGTCAAAGACTTGGTCATTGTGGAAACTGATGATGTAACTTTTGTCTGTCATAAAAATGAAACTGACCGGGTCAGGGAACTTTTAGAAGAACTTCGTCGTCTAAATATGGAGGAGTACCTGTAG
- a CDS encoding S8 family serine peptidase codes for MFLRPFAKSVVTAAVIFSLILYSVVPALAVSFSDISGYWARDSVLRLAALDIVNGYEGRFNPQAGVTRAEFAAMIVRALGLAGEAGTARGMSSGYTDVGTGYWASGSILVAREKGLIQGYSDGTFKPEAKIRRVEITAILVRALDLAAGNGLKEPGEVFTDSDQIPQWAYDAVKIAYGYGLINGYPDGSFGPDRNATRGETAALIEKVLREMGAEFTFYGSIQSVDKSSRLMTLDIHGQSEAFHFRPDTEIRIDGVDGDIAGLKTGDYVAVILDREGYIRFIQEENEETSVIIMTAAGETDTLSAVIAEQGGRVSFVDGRVDLLLADVSAPLLRALRQDRLVEDITADRRVRVENLAVEEESGLPADGMAVAGANPGQSLNVTKKAISAPEFVNFTGSDGKNQVIAIIDTGIDAGHPDLQLTSNNKRKITDWKDFTGEGDIDTSSVAIRDGKNLNLANAPYFIGDITSRSGKIRYGYVREVDFMNVNEQGLDMNFNGSSSDVFAVIAVDTLKAGVYDSVFVDTDNDYDLTDEKQLRVFSLKPEFGSFNGAGGKDRFNFVITEIDPGGAAINIGFDGSDHGTHVAGIAAANGRIKGVAPGAQLMSLKVLDAGGYGDLGTIVEAMSYAASRGAGIINLSMGFPSTDEDGGTVPVHLLNSLTEKFGVVFVIAAGNEGPGLTTVATPGDAEAVLSVGAFSSPEMWQTDYGWDVPNENLWFFSAAGPRRDGVMAPSIVAPGSAVSTVSLRGGVQYSLSEGTSMAAPHVSGAIALLMEEARKKKLNISPHLVKRAVESGARVIPKYTVAEQGYGVLNLTRAWAELLSLKDTPLISATTAGDGGGTNGGIFFREHLPGMTTLYLENKSERSVVLDLEGGSWVSPGQERVNLPAGQKRAVEVFIDVPREKGIYSSFISGDNPDTYDKELEVLTTVINPYQLTRENSYGFKDSGVQNAAQFKRYFFKVPPGAEAVTAKLTVDENRGRSMVYLYNPSGRLVSESGYAGNNPAGYVAEAAAVGGFPSAGVWEAVVYTSAALSAYDLKQSNYDLEVSLKGQDIGKYKHEGRNLIVGVAPKLITPGRKNLVTVQVRDRTTKIPFEGFIEINGMLYFTRGGRATIPAEADGAGVALRIRTVPDAPDIEPWELDFTLPVDNGP; via the coding sequence ATGTTTCTGAGACCTTTTGCCAAATCTGTTGTTACAGCAGCAGTAATTTTTAGTTTGATTTTATATAGTGTTGTTCCTGCGCTTGCAGTTTCTTTCAGCGATATTTCCGGCTACTGGGCCAGGGATTCTGTTTTGCGCCTGGCTGCCCTGGATATTGTCAACGGCTATGAGGGAAGGTTTAACCCCCAGGCTGGAGTTACCAGGGCTGAGTTTGCGGCCATGATTGTCAGGGCTCTGGGACTTGCCGGTGAGGCCGGGACTGCCCGCGGCATGTCTAGCGGGTACACTGATGTTGGTACAGGTTACTGGGCATCAGGCAGCATTTTAGTGGCCAGGGAAAAGGGTTTGATTCAGGGCTATTCTGACGGTACCTTCAAGCCTGAGGCCAAAATCCGCCGGGTGGAAATTACTGCTATCCTGGTAAGGGCTCTTGACCTGGCGGCAGGGAACGGTCTGAAGGAACCCGGGGAGGTCTTTACCGACAGTGATCAAATTCCCCAATGGGCTTATGATGCAGTGAAGATTGCCTACGGCTATGGTCTGATCAACGGATATCCTGATGGGAGTTTTGGTCCGGACCGTAATGCCACCAGGGGAGAAACCGCAGCGCTAATTGAAAAGGTACTCAGGGAGATGGGCGCGGAATTTACTTTTTATGGCAGTATCCAGTCGGTTGACAAATCCTCCCGCCTGATGACCCTTGATATTCACGGGCAGTCAGAAGCGTTTCATTTCAGGCCTGATACTGAGATCAGGATTGACGGAGTGGATGGAGATATTGCCGGACTGAAAACCGGAGATTATGTGGCGGTAATTCTGGACCGGGAAGGATATATCAGATTTATACAGGAAGAAAACGAAGAGACTTCAGTGATAATCATGACCGCAGCGGGTGAGACAGATACGCTGAGCGCTGTAATTGCTGAACAGGGAGGACGGGTGAGCTTTGTTGACGGCCGGGTTGATCTGCTGTTAGCTGATGTCAGCGCTCCGTTACTAAGGGCTCTGCGCCAGGATAGACTGGTTGAGGATATTACTGCTGACCGGAGGGTCAGAGTTGAGAACCTGGCTGTAGAAGAAGAATCAGGGCTTCCGGCAGACGGCATGGCAGTTGCTGGTGCCAACCCGGGTCAGAGTCTGAATGTTACCAAAAAAGCTATCAGCGCCCCTGAATTTGTTAATTTTACCGGCTCTGACGGGAAGAATCAGGTTATTGCCATAATTGATACAGGCATTGATGCCGGACACCCCGACCTCCAGCTTACCTCGAATAATAAAAGAAAAATTACCGATTGGAAGGATTTTACCGGAGAAGGGGATATTGATACCAGTTCTGTGGCTATCCGGGATGGCAAAAACCTGAACCTGGCTAATGCCCCCTATTTTATCGGTGATATTACTTCCCGGAGCGGGAAGATCCGGTATGGATACGTCAGGGAAGTTGACTTCATGAATGTGAATGAACAAGGTCTCGATATGAACTTTAATGGCAGCAGCAGTGACGTTTTTGCTGTTATTGCTGTCGATACCCTGAAGGCAGGTGTTTATGACAGCGTTTTTGTGGATACTGATAATGATTATGACTTAACCGACGAGAAACAGCTCCGGGTTTTTTCCCTGAAGCCGGAATTTGGCAGCTTTAACGGGGCAGGCGGGAAGGACAGGTTTAATTTTGTGATCACTGAAATTGACCCCGGGGGCGCTGCCATTAATATTGGTTTTGACGGAAGTGACCATGGTACACATGTGGCCGGAATAGCTGCCGCCAACGGCAGGATTAAGGGTGTGGCTCCCGGCGCTCAGCTAATGTCCCTTAAAGTGCTTGATGCCGGCGGCTACGGTGACCTGGGTACCATAGTTGAGGCCATGTCATATGCAGCTTCCCGAGGAGCCGGGATTATTAACCTGAGTATGGGTTTTCCCTCAACTGACGAGGATGGCGGTACTGTGCCGGTACATCTGCTGAACAGCCTGACGGAGAAATTTGGGGTTGTTTTTGTCATCGCAGCGGGGAACGAAGGTCCCGGGTTGACAACGGTTGCCACACCCGGTGACGCGGAAGCTGTCCTGAGTGTGGGAGCCTTCAGCAGCCCGGAAATGTGGCAAACAGATTATGGCTGGGACGTACCTAACGAAAACCTGTGGTTTTTCAGCGCTGCCGGACCCCGCCGGGATGGGGTTATGGCGCCGTCAATTGTGGCCCCGGGCAGCGCCGTGTCGACAGTATCACTCCGGGGCGGAGTACAGTATTCCCTGAGTGAAGGCACAAGTATGGCTGCTCCTCACGTATCAGGGGCAATTGCCTTATTAATGGAGGAAGCCCGAAAGAAAAAGCTGAACATTTCACCACACCTGGTAAAACGGGCGGTGGAATCAGGTGCCAGGGTAATTCCTAAATATACCGTTGCTGAACAGGGGTATGGGGTACTGAATTTAACCAGGGCCTGGGCTGAACTCCTGTCTCTGAAGGACACTCCCCTGATATCGGCAACAACTGCCGGTGACGGCGGGGGCACCAATGGAGGAATATTTTTCAGGGAACACCTTCCGGGGATGACCACTCTATACCTGGAAAACAAATCAGAGAGGTCTGTTGTCCTGGACCTTGAAGGGGGGTCATGGGTCAGTCCTGGCCAGGAAAGAGTTAACCTGCCTGCCGGACAGAAACGTGCTGTTGAAGTATTTATTGATGTCCCCCGGGAGAAGGGTATATACTCATCATTTATTTCGGGTGATAATCCGGATACCTATGATAAGGAGTTGGAAGTTCTTACAACAGTAATCAATCCATATCAACTAACCCGGGAAAATTCTTATGGTTTCAAAGACTCCGGGGTTCAAAACGCCGCTCAGTTTAAGAGATATTTCTTCAAGGTACCTCCAGGGGCGGAAGCGGTTACTGCTAAGCTTACCGTGGACGAGAACAGGGGCCGGTCGATGGTGTATCTTTATAATCCATCAGGGCGATTAGTCAGTGAGTCCGGTTATGCCGGCAATAACCCCGCAGGTTATGTGGCGGAGGCAGCGGCAGTGGGCGGGTTCCCTTCTGCAGGTGTATGGGAGGCGGTTGTATATACCTCGGCTGCCCTCAGCGCCTATGACCTGAAACAATCAAATTATGACCTGGAGGTATCCCTTAAAGGTCAGGATATCGGAAAATATAAACACGAAGGTCGTAACCTGATTGTTGGGGTTGCTCCAAAATTGATAACTCCCGGCAGGAAAAACTTAGTTACCGTTCAGGTAAGGGACAGAACTACCAAAATACCCTTTGAAGGATTTATAGAAATTAACGGTATGCTCTACTTTACCAGGGGGGGCAGAGCAACAATTCCGGCGGAGGCTGATGGCGCCGGTGTTGCCCTGAGGATAAGGACTGTCCCTGACGCGCCGGATATTGAGCCGTGGGAGCTTGATTTTACCCTGCCGGTCGACAATGGACCATAA